A single genomic interval of Aureliella helgolandensis harbors:
- a CDS encoding amino acid aminotransferase, with amino-acid sequence MFESIALAAPDPILGLTDAFRADARPEKINLTIGVYRDAEGQTPILECVKAAERLLLESEKTKGYLGIEGLPEFLRLASDLALGDLVPASRVAAVQTPGGTGALKVAGDFLAANLRGSRVWTSTPTWPNHTSVFETAGVATESYPYLSADRKSLDLSGMLETLERDGRIGDVVCLHACCHNPTGIDPTRQQWAEIAELLASRGMLPLIDFAYHGFGEGLLEDRVGIQEISKQHQEFMVCSSYSKNFGLYSERVGALLSVCSTDQAATHVSSRLKQSVRSNYSNPPRHGGAIVATILGSSELRSQWEQELAAMRGRIHEMRTRFVEGMASTNCGVDYSFLLDQRGMFSFSGLNAMQVDWLRSERGIYIVGSGRINVAGITPSNLSILTAAIAEATSV; translated from the coding sequence ATGTTTGAGTCGATTGCCTTAGCCGCTCCCGATCCTATTCTGGGATTAACAGATGCCTTTCGGGCCGATGCACGCCCCGAGAAAATTAACCTGACGATTGGGGTCTATCGCGACGCGGAGGGGCAAACTCCCATCCTCGAATGCGTAAAGGCAGCCGAGAGACTGCTGCTCGAATCGGAGAAGACTAAGGGATATTTGGGAATCGAGGGGTTGCCGGAGTTCTTGCGACTTGCTTCCGACTTGGCCCTGGGCGACCTCGTCCCGGCGAGCCGAGTGGCGGCCGTGCAGACGCCGGGAGGAACCGGTGCGTTGAAGGTTGCGGGCGATTTCCTGGCTGCGAATCTGCGTGGTTCAAGAGTCTGGACCAGTACGCCCACCTGGCCCAACCACACCAGTGTTTTTGAGACCGCGGGTGTGGCAACGGAATCCTATCCGTATCTGTCTGCGGATCGCAAGTCGCTGGATCTGTCCGGAATGCTGGAGACCCTCGAACGCGATGGACGAATCGGCGACGTCGTCTGCCTGCACGCTTGCTGCCACAATCCAACCGGCATCGATCCCACGCGACAACAATGGGCCGAGATCGCTGAGTTGCTCGCCTCTCGAGGCATGCTCCCACTGATCGATTTTGCATACCATGGCTTTGGTGAGGGGTTGCTGGAGGATCGCGTGGGGATCCAGGAAATTAGCAAGCAGCATCAGGAGTTCATGGTCTGCAGCTCCTATTCGAAGAATTTTGGTCTCTATAGCGAACGCGTGGGGGCACTGTTGTCGGTATGTAGCACCGATCAGGCAGCGACACACGTATCGAGCCGACTCAAGCAATCGGTTCGGAGCAATTACTCCAATCCTCCACGGCATGGCGGCGCAATTGTCGCAACCATCCTCGGCAGCTCAGAGCTGCGTTCGCAGTGGGAGCAGGAGTTGGCGGCCATGCGGGGCCGCATTCACGAAATGCGAACGCGATTTGTAGAAGGAATGGCTAGCACGAATTGTGGTGTCGATTACTCCTTCCTACTCGACCAACGCGGAATGTTTTCGTTCAGTGGCCTAAATGCCATGCAGGTTGATTGGTTGCGTAGCGAGCGAGGGATCTATATCGTGGGCAGTGGCCGAATCAACGTGGCTGGGATAACCCCTAGCAATCTCTCCATTTTGACGGCAGCGATTGCGGAAGCCACGAGCGTTTAG
- a CDS encoding GDP-mannose 4,6-dehydratase, with amino-acid sequence MRYLVTGGCGFIGSHLTETLLAAGHRVTVLDDLSTGCIENLSAVEREPSLRILVGSVTDEALVHEAIRDCDAVFHLASAVGVKLIMDKPVETIDTIVTGTQVVLKQANRYRKPLLLTSTSEVYGKSTQVPFEEDGDRLSGPTTKHRWAYACAKALDEFLAIAYWKTTRLPVVVVRLFNTVGPRQTGQYGMVIPTFVKQARSGVPIQVHGDGGQTRCFCHVTDVVKGLVGLLACQAAYGEVVNLGATEEISILDLAEKIVSETKSSSEVVRIPYEEVYGEGFEDMRRRVPSIDKARGLIDWVPQASLSQIIHDVASQSH; translated from the coding sequence ATGCGATATCTTGTAACCGGAGGATGCGGCTTTATCGGGTCGCACCTGACTGAGACGCTCCTGGCTGCCGGTCACCGTGTGACGGTACTCGACGATCTTTCGACCGGATGCATCGAGAATTTAAGCGCGGTGGAGAGGGAACCAAGCTTAAGAATTTTGGTGGGGTCTGTTACCGATGAAGCCTTGGTGCACGAGGCGATTCGCGATTGTGATGCAGTGTTTCACTTGGCCTCTGCCGTCGGTGTTAAGCTGATCATGGACAAGCCGGTAGAGACTATCGATACGATCGTAACCGGAACCCAGGTCGTCTTGAAGCAAGCGAATCGCTATCGAAAACCGCTGTTGCTGACCAGCACTTCTGAGGTTTACGGGAAATCAACCCAAGTGCCCTTTGAGGAAGATGGAGACCGGCTTTCTGGTCCAACCACCAAGCATCGTTGGGCCTACGCTTGCGCCAAAGCGCTGGATGAGTTCCTGGCGATTGCCTACTGGAAAACGACTCGCTTGCCAGTCGTCGTGGTGCGGCTATTCAACACGGTAGGCCCGCGTCAAACGGGCCAGTATGGAATGGTAATCCCGACGTTTGTTAAGCAGGCGCGGTCGGGAGTTCCCATCCAGGTCCATGGTGATGGCGGCCAGACGCGGTGCTTCTGCCACGTGACCGACGTCGTCAAGGGCCTCGTCGGACTCTTGGCCTGCCAAGCTGCCTATGGGGAAGTCGTTAATCTAGGGGCAACGGAAGAGATTTCCATCCTAGATTTGGCGGAGAAAATTGTCTCCGAAACGAAAAGTAGCTCGGAGGTGGTCCGTATTCCGTATGAGGAAGTCTACGGCGAGGGATTTGAAGATATGCGACGACGAGTGCCTTCGATCGATAAGGCACGCGGTTTAATCGATTGGGTGCCGCAAGCGTCCTTAAGTCAAATTATCCATGACGTGGCCAGCCAGTCTCATTAG
- a CDS encoding TadE/TadG family type IV pilus assembly protein, whose product MHRFTRHSSAPSSRSKTTSSSQRRGAVTVEFAICAMVFFMFVFALLELSRFLFVQHSIQMAAYEGARIGIIPGADSDAVRVRAQNILNATGVRVANIVVTPENIDSTTQEVRVAISCQFSDNSWLPPTYLSSRNVNSTIALQHENMAYLRPGDTNLEDLIGNNNNEPIDE is encoded by the coding sequence ATGCATCGGTTTACACGCCATAGTTCTGCCCCATCATCTCGCAGCAAGACGACCAGCTCATCCCAGCGCCGTGGGGCGGTCACGGTTGAGTTCGCAATCTGCGCGATGGTGTTCTTTATGTTCGTGTTTGCCCTGCTGGAATTGTCGCGATTTTTATTCGTTCAGCATTCCATCCAAATGGCCGCCTACGAAGGTGCTCGCATCGGTATCATCCCAGGAGCAGATAGCGATGCAGTCAGAGTGCGAGCTCAGAACATCCTGAATGCGACAGGAGTGCGAGTGGCCAATATCGTGGTCACCCCAGAGAACATCGACAGCACCACTCAGGAGGTGCGCGTTGCCATCAGCTGCCAATTCAGTGACAACAGTTGGCTTCCTCCCACGTACTTGAGCAGCAGGAACGTCAACTCCACGATCGCTCTGCAACACGAAAACATGGCCTACCTTCGGCCGGGAGATACCAATTTGGAAGATCTCATTGGCAACAACAACAACGAGCCGATTGACGAATAA
- a CDS encoding vWA domain-containing protein translates to MIKQSPLADAPVRHVARREPHADRAGTIMVLSAVMMVMMCCIAALCINVAYMELTRSEMRLATDAASKAASITLGQTGDQDLAQAEGLRISSLHLVAGQQLTLDSAAMRFGHASPRDSGSYNFQEGVTPFNAVQVNGSFENRTGGTTPLLAMSGFLGQSSFGMELSSIAARIDNDICLVIDRSGSMAWDLTNDPYSYPGDLHGKSIIQNYFVPPHATDSRWAAIQASISQFLSILESSTYQPRVALVSYSSNFAFGDFQSSVSSLDQALTPNFDLIRSQLSLIGSKPTIGNTNIAAGLRDGINSLSSTSHSRPNASHNIVLMTDGIMTQGDDPVVLAAQALTQNIKVHTVTFSAQADQALMAEVALAGGGKHYHAPNAETLSEIFIELAETLPAMLIQ, encoded by the coding sequence ATGATTAAGCAATCGCCTCTTGCAGACGCTCCCGTGCGTCACGTGGCAAGAAGAGAACCGCACGCCGACCGTGCTGGTACCATCATGGTGCTCTCTGCAGTAATGATGGTCATGATGTGTTGCATCGCCGCGCTATGCATTAATGTGGCGTACATGGAGCTAACCCGCAGCGAAATGCGACTGGCTACTGACGCGGCCAGCAAGGCGGCTTCGATCACCTTGGGGCAAACCGGTGACCAAGACCTGGCCCAAGCAGAGGGGCTGCGTATATCGAGTCTCCATCTGGTAGCTGGGCAACAGTTGACCCTCGATTCAGCTGCCATGCGATTTGGTCACGCGTCTCCGCGAGATAGCGGAAGTTACAATTTCCAAGAGGGCGTGACGCCCTTCAACGCGGTTCAAGTCAATGGCTCCTTCGAAAATAGAACCGGTGGCACGACCCCCTTGCTGGCCATGTCAGGCTTTCTCGGACAAAGCTCCTTTGGGATGGAACTGTCTTCGATTGCCGCTCGCATCGACAATGACATTTGCTTGGTGATTGACCGCTCCGGATCGATGGCGTGGGACTTAACCAATGATCCCTATTCCTACCCGGGGGACCTACACGGCAAATCCATCATCCAAAACTACTTTGTCCCTCCACATGCCACCGACAGTCGCTGGGCAGCAATTCAAGCATCGATCAGCCAGTTCTTGAGTATCCTCGAAAGCAGCACCTATCAACCCCGCGTTGCCTTGGTCTCCTATTCCAGCAACTTCGCGTTTGGCGATTTCCAATCAAGCGTTTCCAGTCTGGACCAAGCCCTCACCCCGAACTTCGACTTGATCCGCAGCCAATTGTCATTGATTGGCAGCAAGCCAACGATTGGCAACACCAACATTGCCGCGGGTCTTCGCGATGGAATTAACAGCCTCTCGTCGACGAGCCATAGTCGCCCCAACGCGTCGCACAACATCGTGCTGATGACCGACGGGATCATGACTCAAGGCGACGATCCCGTCGTCCTGGCAGCTCAAGCACTCACCCAAAACATCAAAGTGCATACCGTTACCTTTAGTGCCCAAGCGGACCAAGCACTAATGGCTGAGGTTGCATTGGCCGGTGGTGGCAAGCACTACCATGCCCCGAATGCGGAGACGCTGAGTGAAATTTTCATTGAGCTGGCCGAAACACTACCGGCCATGCTGATTCAGTAG
- a CDS encoding TadE family protein, translating to MRLQRRNPRKSQRRGAAIVEMALILPVFVVLTFGSIEVCQRLYTKNSAVIAAYEACRVATRPNSDTEIVRQQCTTLLEQQSVAGASIQIRNITKGRDNLDEIETGDEIRVRLTIPWSDNTVSRYVVGDQGTFRVQAFMLRE from the coding sequence ATGCGTTTACAGCGGCGGAATCCTCGAAAATCACAGCGACGCGGTGCGGCCATCGTCGAGATGGCGCTCATCCTACCGGTCTTTGTGGTTCTAACATTTGGCTCCATCGAGGTGTGTCAGCGTCTGTATACCAAGAACTCAGCTGTCATCGCTGCCTACGAAGCATGTCGCGTGGCTACGCGGCCCAACAGCGATACCGAAATAGTCCGTCAGCAATGCACAACCTTGCTGGAGCAGCAGAGCGTAGCTGGTGCGAGTATCCAAATCAGAAATATTACCAAGGGTAGAGACAATCTCGACGAGATCGAAACAGGCGATGAAATTCGTGTCCGCCTGACAATCCCTTGGTCCGACAATACCGTTTCGCGCTACGTTGTCGGTGATCAAGGAACATTTCGTGTTCAAGCCTTTATGCTGCGAGAGTAG
- a CDS encoding DUF4114 domain-containing protein codes for MTRLLSSVLALIVLAASHATVTHAQVVAEPQSNARPFGLPIHGPVFKLKSDQRSTSFYNNEMRVFQEIVEDKLAESARFSGREGFKLDPARLYLRTVADESIRVYFLAEGAGYHNSLGFSWIPAGSDASIAGVPKVLIFPDASARSGSTRTSSEPLKAGDFIDLGFGDNGIQLDFFLISNGANGGQQWLWNDYRRNPDGLQHMVAFMIPDSRFILLGFEDIIGGGDLDYNDSLFVVDIGEENAENLLEIQSSLPH; via the coding sequence ATGACTAGACTTTTGAGCTCAGTCCTTGCCCTGATTGTTTTGGCCGCATCACACGCAACCGTCACCCATGCACAAGTGGTGGCGGAGCCACAGTCCAATGCGCGCCCCTTCGGCTTGCCAATCCACGGCCCCGTTTTTAAGTTGAAGTCCGATCAACGATCGACCAGCTTTTATAACAATGAGATGCGAGTCTTTCAGGAAATTGTCGAAGACAAACTCGCCGAGAGCGCTCGATTCTCCGGACGCGAGGGCTTCAAACTCGATCCAGCCCGCCTTTACCTGCGAACGGTGGCTGATGAATCCATTCGGGTCTACTTTCTGGCAGAGGGTGCAGGCTATCACAACTCCTTGGGCTTCTCTTGGATCCCAGCCGGATCCGACGCGTCGATTGCAGGTGTGCCGAAAGTCCTGATCTTCCCGGATGCTTCAGCCCGTTCTGGATCAACGAGAACCAGCTCAGAACCGCTCAAGGCAGGAGACTTCATCGACCTTGGCTTTGGTGATAATGGAATTCAGCTCGACTTCTTCTTGATCTCCAATGGAGCCAATGGCGGTCAGCAGTGGTTGTGGAACGATTACCGGCGAAATCCCGACGGTTTGCAACACATGGTAGCTTTCATGATTCCAGACAGTCGGTTCATTTTGCTCGGCTTCGAAGACATTATCGGCGGCGGTGACTTGGACTACAACGACTCCCTGTTTGTCGTAGACATTGGCGAAGAAAATGCTGAGAACCTCCTTGAGATCCAAAGCAGTCTGCCTCACTAG
- a CDS encoding aldehyde dehydrogenase (NADP(+)), with protein MPTTTPQTEKILVAGAWTASAAVRSFQSSNPATGEQLPQQYPVSSWDDCETLLDAAAEAAEHLQRSTPAEIAGFLEAFADLIDANNEELAAAASLETALPVAPRLAAVEIPRTSNQLRQAATAARNGSWAQATIDTKANIRSCYEPIGPVCVFGPNNFPFAFNSAAGGDFAAAIAAGNPVIAKANTSHPGITKKLAELALQAVLASGLHPATVQMIYRLSHADGARLVADHRVAAIGYTGSRKAGLTLKAAADQAGKPIYLELSSVNPVVLMPGVLAERGADLVSEFTTSVLMGTGQFCTNPGLLILQAGTATEEFLEGTRQKFVDAQPGTLLSSGVKEALVNAVQTLTNAGATLLCGGRPVENQCSVSNSLLRVSAKDFLRDPEIFQTEAFGNASLAVVADSVEEIGKVVDALEGNLTGCIYSSSDATDAASYQLVAPKLARRVGRLLNDKMPTGVAVSPAMNHGGPFPATGHPGFTAVGIPASLFRFAKLTCYDAVREDRLPALLRDKNPTGKTWRSIDLNWTVADVS; from the coding sequence ATGCCCACAACCACCCCCCAAACTGAAAAAATTCTCGTGGCTGGAGCATGGACTGCATCCGCAGCAGTTCGTTCGTTCCAGTCGTCCAATCCTGCTACTGGCGAACAGCTGCCGCAGCAGTACCCGGTGAGTAGCTGGGATGACTGTGAGACTCTCTTGGATGCTGCGGCCGAAGCTGCGGAGCACTTGCAGCGTTCGACCCCAGCTGAAATTGCAGGGTTTCTCGAAGCTTTTGCTGATTTGATCGATGCAAATAACGAAGAATTGGCGGCTGCGGCTAGCCTCGAAACTGCGTTGCCGGTGGCTCCCCGCTTAGCTGCTGTTGAAATTCCTCGTACCAGCAATCAGCTGCGGCAGGCTGCGACCGCAGCCCGCAACGGCTCCTGGGCACAGGCGACGATCGATACCAAAGCCAATATTCGGTCCTGTTATGAACCGATTGGTCCGGTTTGCGTCTTTGGCCCTAATAATTTCCCTTTCGCATTTAATAGTGCTGCTGGGGGCGATTTTGCCGCGGCCATCGCCGCCGGGAATCCCGTAATTGCCAAAGCCAATACATCGCACCCTGGGATCACGAAGAAACTCGCTGAACTTGCACTGCAAGCGGTTTTGGCATCCGGCTTGCACCCCGCAACCGTGCAGATGATCTACCGCCTATCGCACGCCGATGGGGCGCGGCTGGTCGCCGATCACCGCGTTGCCGCGATCGGTTATACCGGTAGCCGCAAAGCTGGGTTGACGCTCAAGGCTGCCGCCGATCAGGCAGGCAAGCCCATCTACCTGGAGTTGTCGAGCGTGAATCCTGTAGTGCTGATGCCAGGCGTCTTAGCCGAGCGAGGAGCAGACCTGGTTAGCGAATTCACGACCAGCGTCCTGATGGGAACGGGGCAGTTCTGCACCAATCCTGGCTTGCTCATTCTTCAAGCCGGCACCGCAACCGAAGAGTTTCTCGAGGGAACTCGCCAGAAGTTTGTCGATGCCCAGCCCGGAACACTCCTTTCCAGTGGGGTTAAAGAAGCGCTCGTCAACGCAGTACAAACCTTGACCAACGCTGGAGCAACATTGCTATGTGGTGGGCGGCCTGTGGAGAATCAGTGCAGCGTTTCCAACTCGCTCCTGCGCGTTTCTGCGAAAGACTTTTTGCGCGATCCAGAGATCTTCCAAACAGAGGCGTTTGGGAATGCTTCGCTGGCAGTCGTCGCCGATAGCGTTGAAGAAATAGGAAAGGTCGTCGATGCCCTGGAGGGCAATTTGACCGGCTGTATCTACTCCTCCAGCGACGCAACCGATGCCGCTAGCTATCAATTGGTTGCTCCGAAGCTGGCGCGTCGCGTGGGGCGGCTGCTCAATGATAAAATGCCTACTGGGGTCGCGGTCAGCCCGGCAATGAATCACGGTGGCCCATTTCCAGCGACGGGACACCCTGGCTTCACCGCTGTAGGTATTCCAGCCAGCTTGTTTCGGTTCGCCAAGTTGACTTGCTACGATGCAGTGCGTGAAGACCGTCTGCCTGCATTGCTGCGGGACAAAAACCCAACGGGAAAAACGTGGCGCAGTATCGATCTGAATTGGACGGTCGCAGATGTAAGCTAG